A genome region from Elusimicrobiota bacterium includes the following:
- a CDS encoding T9SS type A sorting domain-containing protein, which produces MRQALLLAAFLAVAAAAARPAWGQATCTQGLPAASGLCMAESAISSGGGRMWGSDVSSSTTAGIHLTYLMGKFITPMSGGNLKIWPGVLAAVTLAKSDTSASHPFPTPFIPSQGHTQIVFSSLPPEVIITIYTLSGHLVKTLNKSDNSDRIAWAPVANEQGSPVASGVYFYIVKQPGVGQKKGKLMIIK; this is translated from the coding sequence ATGAGACAGGCGCTCTTGCTCGCAGCGTTCCTCGCCGTTGCCGCGGCCGCGGCGCGCCCGGCCTGGGGCCAGGCCACCTGCACGCAGGGCCTGCCCGCCGCCTCCGGCCTCTGCATGGCCGAGTCCGCGATCAGCTCCGGCGGGGGCCGCATGTGGGGCTCCGACGTCAGCAGCTCCACCACCGCAGGCATACATCTCACCTACTTGATGGGCAAATTCATCACGCCCATGAGCGGCGGCAACCTCAAGATCTGGCCCGGAGTCCTGGCCGCGGTGACGCTGGCGAAATCCGACACGAGCGCCTCGCACCCCTTCCCCACGCCCTTCATCCCCTCCCAGGGCCACACCCAGATCGTGTTCTCGTCCTTGCCCCCCGAGGTCATAATCACGATCTACACGCTCTCCGGGCACCTGGTCAAGACCCTCAACAAGTCGGACAACTCCGACCGGATCGCCTGGGCGCCGGTGGCCAACGAGCAAGGCTCCCCCGTCGCCAGCGGCGTCTATTTCTACATCGTCAAACAGCCCGGGGTCGGCCAGAAGAAAGGCAAGCTCATGATCATCAAGTAG
- a CDS encoding squalene/phytoene synthase family protein, giving the protein MIPDALLRGVSRSFYLSLRVLPVELRAQVSLAYLLARASDTVADTKAVPRRRRLELLRAMRQGDFRPVSELASGQALPAERLLLESLDGCAAALEALAPGDRELIGSLLDTIVAGQIFDLERFPGESERELSALSDDAELDRYTYLVAGCVGEFWTRMCAAHLPAFAALDQAEMVRLGVRFGKGLQLVNVLRDLPGDLRIGRCYLPAAQPRRLLDPASFGEVRQLYGRWLDTALGHLDAGWTYVLRLPPRLWRLRLACIWPIWIGLGTVALLRRANPLDPSRRVMVPQWRVNLWLGQSVLCARSDRLLGLTYRRLRERAT; this is encoded by the coding sequence ATGATCCCCGACGCGCTGCTGCGCGGCGTCTCGCGCTCCTTCTATCTCTCCCTGCGCGTCCTGCCTGTGGAACTGCGCGCGCAGGTCAGCCTGGCCTACCTGCTGGCCCGGGCCAGCGATACCGTGGCCGACACCAAGGCCGTGCCCAGGCGGCGCCGGCTGGAGCTGCTGCGCGCCATGCGCCAGGGCGATTTCCGTCCGGTCTCGGAACTGGCGAGCGGACAGGCCTTGCCCGCGGAGCGGCTCCTGCTGGAGAGTCTGGACGGCTGCGCCGCGGCGCTGGAGGCCCTCGCGCCCGGCGACCGGGAGCTCATCGGCTCTTTGCTCGACACCATCGTGGCGGGCCAGATCTTCGATCTGGAGCGGTTCCCGGGAGAAAGCGAGCGGGAGCTCTCGGCCCTGTCGGACGACGCCGAGTTGGACCGCTACACCTACCTGGTGGCGGGCTGCGTGGGGGAGTTCTGGACCAGGATGTGCGCGGCGCATCTGCCCGCCTTCGCCGCGCTCGACCAGGCGGAGATGGTCCGCTTGGGGGTGCGCTTCGGCAAGGGGCTGCAGCTCGTCAACGTCCTGCGCGATCTGCCCGGCGACCTGCGCATCGGCCGCTGCTACCTGCCGGCGGCGCAGCCGCGGCGGTTGCTGGATCCGGCGAGCTTCGGCGAGGTTCGCCAGCTCTACGGGCGGTGGCTGGACACGGCGCTGGGCCATCTCGACGCGGGCTGGACCTACGTCCTGCGCCTGCCCCCGCGGCTCTGGCGGCTGCGCCTGGCCTGCATCTGGCCGATCTGGATCGGGCTGGGGACGGTCGCGCTGCTGCGCCGCGCCAACCCGCTGGACCCGTCGCGCCGGGTGATGGTCCCGCAATGGCGGGTCAACCTGTGGCTGGGGCAGTCCGTCCTGTGCGCGCGCAGCGACCGGCTGCTGGGGCTGACTTACAGGCGCCTGCGTGAGCGCGCTACTTGA
- a CDS encoding valine--tRNA ligase, producing the protein MLDKVYTSRPVEDKWSASWRAADLFHCEPGSGERPFVMVIPPPNVTGALHVGHALDNTLQDIFARYQRLLGRPVCWIPGTDHGGIATQSVMEKQLKAEKLTRQMLGREKFLARMQAWTKQCKNTILGQLERLGCALDWRREAFTMDADRADAVHEAFKVLWEKGLVYRGERMVNWCVRCGTALSDIEVEFEERKGHLWHIHYPAADGGRGTVVATTRPETMLGDTAVAVNPKDPRYQGLIGKSLRLPLAGREIRVVGDEYVDSEFGTGALKVTPAHDPNDFEIGQRHKLASVAVISPDGHMTAAAGAAYAGLSREAAREKVVEDLKAAGALEKVADYPHSVGVCYRCNQPIEPMLSWQWFVRMEELAKPAAVALDSGRFRLYPESWAKPYREWLSKLKDWCISRQIWWGHRIPVWYCVKCHGERIKTDFHQVAGARGVLRAEAPESCQVCGGAEFVQDPDVLDTWFSSALWPFSVFRWPGRTPELKFFYPTSLLVTGYEIIYLWVARMQMMGLALTGEVPFPESLIHGIVRDKHGKKMSKSLGNVVDPLVMMDKYGTDAFRFSLVIQAHPGRDIPFAESSITGSRNFANKLWNSTRFVLMNLPAPKAYALSALDRGRLELCDRWILAEYQAALSQARQKLDAYDPAAAADALYGFLWDKFCDWYVELAKIRLQGQDQPAQEAARTVLVEVLSGTLRMLHPFMPFITEELYESLKPFNGGQAAFIVQAGAPELPGDWSDAEACGEMGSVMEVVAALRSLRAQLNVPPGLKIDVVSAGGSADVRELLAKRAAYLTALAHLRDIRHSREGARPAHSATAVAAGMSFYVPLEGIIDLAQECGRLRREIAKTEADLAKLAAKMENKDFLARAPQAEVELARRQYDAARSRLDLLGETLRMLS; encoded by the coding sequence ATGCTCGACAAGGTCTACACCTCCAGGCCGGTGGAGGACAAGTGGAGCGCGAGCTGGCGCGCCGCCGACCTCTTCCACTGCGAGCCCGGCTCAGGGGAGAGGCCTTTTGTGATGGTCATCCCGCCGCCCAACGTGACCGGCGCCTTGCACGTCGGCCACGCCCTGGACAACACGCTGCAGGACATCTTCGCCCGCTACCAGCGCCTGCTGGGCCGGCCCGTGTGCTGGATCCCGGGCACGGACCACGGCGGCATCGCGACGCAGAGCGTCATGGAGAAGCAGCTCAAGGCGGAGAAGCTGACCCGGCAGATGCTGGGGCGCGAGAAGTTCCTGGCCCGGATGCAGGCCTGGACCAAGCAGTGCAAGAACACCATTTTGGGCCAGCTGGAGCGCCTGGGCTGCGCCCTGGACTGGCGCCGCGAGGCCTTCACCATGGACGCGGACCGGGCCGACGCCGTGCACGAGGCCTTCAAGGTCCTCTGGGAGAAGGGCTTGGTCTACCGCGGCGAGCGCATGGTCAACTGGTGCGTGCGCTGCGGCACGGCGCTTTCCGACATCGAGGTGGAGTTCGAGGAGCGCAAGGGCCATCTCTGGCATATCCATTATCCGGCCGCGGACGGCGGCCGCGGCACGGTGGTGGCCACCACCCGGCCGGAGACCATGCTGGGCGACACGGCCGTGGCGGTCAACCCCAAGGACCCGCGCTATCAGGGCTTGATCGGCAAGTCCTTGCGCCTGCCCCTGGCGGGCCGCGAGATCCGGGTCGTGGGCGACGAGTACGTGGACTCCGAGTTCGGCACCGGGGCGCTCAAGGTCACCCCGGCGCACGACCCCAACGACTTCGAGATCGGCCAGCGGCACAAGCTGGCCTCGGTGGCCGTGATCTCGCCGGACGGCCACATGACCGCGGCCGCGGGCGCGGCCTACGCGGGGCTCTCCCGGGAGGCGGCGCGCGAGAAGGTGGTCGAGGACCTCAAGGCCGCCGGGGCATTGGAGAAGGTCGCGGACTACCCGCACAGCGTGGGGGTGTGCTACCGCTGCAACCAGCCCATCGAGCCCATGCTCTCCTGGCAATGGTTCGTGCGCATGGAGGAGCTGGCCAAGCCCGCCGCCGTGGCCCTGGATTCGGGCCGGTTCCGGCTCTACCCGGAGTCCTGGGCCAAGCCTTACCGCGAGTGGCTCTCCAAGCTCAAGGACTGGTGCATCTCGCGCCAGATCTGGTGGGGCCACCGCATCCCGGTGTGGTACTGCGTCAAGTGCCACGGCGAGCGCATCAAGACCGACTTCCACCAGGTCGCGGGCGCGCGGGGCGTGCTCCGCGCCGAGGCGCCCGAGTCCTGTCAGGTCTGCGGCGGCGCCGAGTTCGTCCAGGACCCGGACGTCCTGGATACGTGGTTCTCCTCGGCCCTGTGGCCCTTCTCCGTGTTCCGCTGGCCCGGCCGCACGCCGGAACTGAAGTTCTTCTACCCGACCTCGCTGCTGGTCACGGGCTACGAGATCATCTACCTGTGGGTGGCGCGCATGCAGATGATGGGCCTGGCGCTGACGGGAGAGGTGCCCTTCCCGGAGAGCCTCATCCACGGCATCGTGCGCGACAAGCACGGCAAGAAGATGTCCAAGTCCCTAGGCAACGTGGTGGATCCCCTGGTCATGATGGACAAATACGGGACCGACGCCTTCCGCTTCTCGTTGGTCATCCAGGCCCATCCGGGCCGGGACATCCCCTTCGCGGAGAGCTCGATCACCGGCTCGCGCAACTTCGCCAACAAGCTGTGGAACTCCACTCGTTTCGTGCTCATGAACCTGCCGGCTCCCAAGGCCTATGCCCTCTCGGCCCTGGACCGCGGGCGTCTGGAGCTCTGCGACCGGTGGATCCTCGCCGAGTACCAGGCCGCGCTGTCCCAGGCGCGTCAGAAGCTCGACGCTTATGACCCCGCCGCCGCGGCCGACGCTCTCTACGGCTTCCTGTGGGACAAGTTCTGCGATTGGTACGTGGAGCTGGCCAAGATCCGGCTGCAGGGGCAGGACCAGCCGGCCCAGGAGGCCGCGCGCACGGTGCTCGTGGAGGTGCTCAGCGGCACCTTGCGCATGCTGCATCCGTTCATGCCTTTCATCACGGAGGAGCTCTACGAGTCGCTCAAGCCCTTCAACGGGGGCCAGGCGGCTTTCATCGTGCAAGCGGGCGCGCCGGAGCTCCCCGGCGACTGGTCGGACGCCGAGGCCTGCGGCGAGATGGGCTCCGTGATGGAGGTGGTGGCGGCGTTGCGCTCCCTGCGCGCCCAGCTCAACGTCCCTCCGGGCCTCAAGATCGACGTGGTCAGCGCCGGCGGCTCGGCCGATGTCCGCGAGCTGCTCGCCAAGCGGGCCGCCTATCTCACGGCCTTGGCGCATCTGCGCGACATCCGGCATTCCCGGGAGGGCGCTCGGCCCGCGCACAGCGCCACGGCCGTCGCCGCGGGCATGAGCTTCTACGTCCCGCTGGAGGGGATCATCGACTTGGCCCAGGAATGCGGGCGGTTGCGCCGGGAGATCGCGAAGACGGAGGCGGATCTGGCCAAGCTCGCGGCCAAGATGGAGAACAAGGATTTCCTGGCTCGCGCCCCGCAGGCCGAGGTGGAGCTGGCGCGCCGGCAGTACGACGCGGCCCGCTCCCGGCTGGATCTTCTGGGAGAGACTCTCAGGATGCTCTCTTGA
- a CDS encoding response regulator transcription factor has product MEQKKKKILIIDDEDMVRETVTLALGHAGFDAEGLGDSAQAFDAIKKGQPDLVLLDLYMPEVSGFDLCRRLKADPATQAIPIVMFTGSNETVDVISGISAGAFEYITKPIDGEALIAKIRALLGGPQPPKEKP; this is encoded by the coding sequence ATGGAACAGAAGAAGAAAAAGATCCTCATCATCGACGATGAGGACATGGTGCGCGAGACCGTGACCCTCGCCCTGGGCCACGCGGGGTTCGACGCCGAGGGGCTCGGGGACTCCGCGCAGGCCTTCGACGCCATCAAGAAAGGCCAGCCGGACCTGGTCCTCCTCGACCTCTACATGCCCGAGGTCTCCGGCTTCGACCTCTGCCGCCGGCTCAAGGCCGATCCCGCGACCCAGGCCATCCCCATCGTGATGTTCACCGGCTCCAACGAGACCGTAGACGTCATCAGCGGCATCTCGGCCGGGGCTTTCGAGTACATCACCAAGCCGATCGACGGCGAGGCTCTCATCGCCAAGATCCGAGCCTTGCTCGGCGGGCCGCAGCCCCCGAAGGAGAAGCCCTGA